One Cottoperca gobio chromosome 23, fCotGob3.1, whole genome shotgun sequence genomic region harbors:
- the chrm2a gene encoding muscarinic acetylcholine receptor M2a, with protein MDVFNLTYWNASEGNDTEVVEERESAYKTVEVVFIVLVAGSLSLVTVIGNILVMLSIKVNRNLQTVNNYFLFSLACADLIIGLCSMNLYTVYIVMGYWPLGPVVCDLWLALDYVVSNASVMNLLIISFDRYFCVTKPLSYPVKRTTKMAGMMIAAAWVLSFILWAPAILFWQFIVGGRTVPERECYIQFFSNAAVTFGTAIAAFYLPVIIMIQLYWQISRASKSRVKKDVRKPSANPEPLSPGQRRTNTPKPNNNNVPVEDTGCSQSQNAKDGANQHDGKLQNGKGPSSTTADGEAEGDDVARENCAPGEEKDSSNDSTSGSVAASNQKEEEAAPSAANSSAETSQPLPRQRAKAGGSKLTCIKIKTKSPKGDCYTPTNATVEIVPASERQNHVARKIVKMTKQPPKKKKGPPSREKKVTRTIMAILVAFVATWTPYNVMVLINTFCSSCIPNTMWTIGYWLCYINSTINPACYALCNVTFKKTFKHLLLCQYKNIRSAR; from the coding sequence ATGGATGTATTCAATCTCACCTACTGGAATGCCTCTGAAGGCAATGACACAGAAGTTGTGGAAGAGCGCGAAAGCGCCTACAAGACTGTGGAGGTGGTGTTCATCGTGTTGGTGGCCGGTTCTCTCAGTTTGGTTACAGTTATTGGAAATATCCTGGTCATGCTTTCCATCAAAGTTAATAGGAACTTACAGACTGTCAACAACTATTTTTTATTCAGCCTTGCATGTGCTGACCTAATTATTGGACTGTGCTCTATGAACTTGTACACAGTCTACATTGTAATGGGCTACTGGCCCCTGGGTCCAGTGGTGTGTGACTTGTGGTTAGCCTTGGACTATGTTGTCAGCAATGCGTCTGTCATGAATCTTCTCATCATAAGCTTTGACAGATATTTCTGTGTCACCAAGCCCCTCAGCTACCCTGTCAAAAGGACCACCAAGATGGCTGGAATGATGATTGCAGCGGCATGGGTTCTGTCTTTTATCCTGTGGGCACCAGCTATTCTCTTCTGGCAGTTCATTGTTGGTGGGCGGACAGTGCCTGAGAGGGAGTGCTACATCCAGTTCTTCTCCAATGCCGCAGTCACTTTTGGCACCGCCATCGCCGCCTTTTATCTGCCTGTCATCATCATGATTCAGCTCTACTGGCAGATCTCCAGAGCGAGCAAGAGCCGTGTGAAGAAGGATGTCCGCAAGCCATCAGCCAATCCAGAGCCCCTGTCGCCTGGTCAGAGGAGGACTAACACACCAAAACCCAACAATAACAACGTACCAGTGGAGGATACAGGTTGCTCCCAGAGCCAGAATGCTAAGGATGGAGCTAACCAACATGATGGAAAACTGCAAAATGGCAAGGGACCTTCCTCGACAACTGCTGATGGAGAAGCCGAAGGTGACGATGTGGCAAGGGAGAACTGCGCTCCTGGAGAGGAGAAGGATAGCTCCAATGATTCAACATCTGGCAGTGTGGCTGCGTCCAatcagaaggaggaggaggcggcacCCTCTGCCGCTAACTCCAGTGCTGAGACGAGCCAGCCACTCCCGCGTCAGCGAGCCAAGGCAGGGGGCTCCAAGCTGACCTGCATCAAGATCAAGACTAAATCACCCAAGGGTGATTGCTATACACCAACCAACGCCACCGTTGAGATCGTCCCGGCCTCAGAGCGGCAGAATCACGTGGCACGGAAGATTGTGAAGATGACAAAGCAACCTcctaagaagaagaaagggCCGCCATCAAGGGAAAAGAAAGTGACGCGCACCATAATGGCGATCCTGGTAGCTTTTGTTGCCACCTGGACTCCTTATAATGTGATGGTGCTTATTAACACCTTCTGCTCCAGCTGCATCCCCAACACAATGTGGACTATTGGATACTGGCTGTGCTACATCAACAGCACCATCAACCCAGCCTGCTACGCTCTGTGcaatgtcacatttaaaaagacattcaaGCATCTTCTCCTCTgccaatataaaaatattaggTCAGCCAGATAA